One stretch of Vulpes lagopus strain Blue_001 chromosome X, ASM1834538v1, whole genome shotgun sequence DNA includes these proteins:
- the LOC121483571 gene encoding 60S ribosomal protein L39-like: MSSHKSFRIKQFLAKKQKQNRPIPRWIWMKTDNKIRYNSKRRHWRRTKLCL, from the exons ATGTCTTCTCACAAGTCTTTCAGAATCAAGCAATTcctggccaagaaac aaaagcagaatcgtCCTATTCCCCGGTGGATTTGGATGAAAACTGATAATAAAATCAGGTACAACTCCAAGAGGAGACACTGGAGAAGAACCAAGTTGTGTCTATGA